From Marivirga harenae, one genomic window encodes:
- a CDS encoding Crp/Fnr family transcriptional regulator — MADSTQLWYFENVDLFNILCPHKIEGIEDDHPMTKFKKEEFVYFPEDSSNYIYMIAEGRIKIGSYLEDGKESVKAILSKGEIFGELALTGEDKRQDFAQAMDAGTIVCPMTLDDMKNLMANNQPLSFKMMKLIGLRLRKTERRLESLVFKDARTRIVEFLRDEANEKGKKIGFEMMIPSHLTHKDIAALTGTSRQTVTTILNELREKNIINFDRRKILIRDMELLA; from the coding sequence ATGGCAGATTCTACTCAACTATGGTATTTTGAAAATGTTGATTTGTTTAACATTCTTTGCCCACATAAAATTGAAGGCATAGAAGACGATCATCCCATGACGAAATTCAAGAAGGAAGAGTTTGTTTATTTCCCGGAGGATTCTTCTAATTATATTTATATGATAGCGGAGGGAAGGATAAAAATCGGCTCTTATTTGGAAGACGGAAAGGAATCAGTTAAAGCGATTTTAAGCAAAGGAGAGATTTTTGGTGAGTTGGCCTTGACTGGTGAGGATAAAAGGCAGGATTTTGCTCAGGCCATGGATGCAGGGACTATTGTTTGTCCCATGACATTGGATGACATGAAAAATTTGATGGCCAACAACCAGCCTTTAAGTTTTAAAATGATGAAATTGATTGGACTGCGTTTGCGTAAAACGGAAAGGAGATTGGAGTCTTTAGTTTTTAAAGATGCTCGTACTCGAATTGTAGAGTTTCTTAGAGATGAGGCGAATGAAAAAGGAAAAAAAATCGGTTTTGAAATGATGATTCCCAGTCATTTAACCCACAAAGATATAGCCGCTTTGACGGGTACTTCTCGGCAAACTGTTACCACTATTTTAAATGAACTGAGAGAGAAAAACATCATCAACTTCGATAGAAGAAAAATCCTCATTAGAGATATGGAATTATTGGCATAA
- a CDS encoding C10 family peptidase yields the protein MLKRIYILGFAIMFFSCTKEEHFDLILDTQNNDKFAVNIEQADSIAENINFLIDQKDDQSKRGGQEFINKSVTEVIPVKNKENELSFYTINFKEGGWVLLASDKRVNPILAYSEDGSFNPEKAKTANGISFWMDKAYDTINELKKNKEQSLKLKKLWGNIQVGGFSNALPNGRPMDEPDCSNYTEFNEKLLTFPFKWRQGGGFNDALHIIQCDDNTSTRAVAGCVPIAIAQVMRYHEFPTNYNWGNMSNTVGNTTSANFILDIHNAIDNRWWNEPSYSCETASEAVTGVGSNKDKSLIFTGDFGYSSATQSSFIGGTVRVELNNNRPVILSGSSSTGGHMWVTEGYQLYTYHYDDCTGTSIAYYRMNWGWGSSSDGFYSSSFDPSGNNGPYNSNQKMIYNIRP from the coding sequence ATGTTAAAAAGAATTTACATTCTAGGATTTGCCATCATGTTTTTCAGTTGCACGAAGGAAGAACATTTTGATTTAATTCTAGATACCCAAAACAATGATAAGTTTGCTGTAAATATTGAACAAGCTGACTCAATCGCAGAGAATATTAATTTTCTGATTGATCAAAAGGATGATCAAAGCAAGCGAGGCGGTCAAGAATTCATAAATAAATCAGTAACGGAAGTTATTCCAGTAAAAAATAAAGAAAATGAACTTTCATTTTATACCATTAATTTTAAAGAGGGTGGTTGGGTTTTATTGGCAAGTGACAAAAGAGTAAATCCCATTTTAGCTTATTCTGAAGATGGAAGCTTTAACCCTGAAAAAGCAAAAACAGCAAATGGCATTTCTTTTTGGATGGATAAAGCTTACGATACAATAAATGAACTTAAAAAGAACAAAGAACAATCTTTAAAACTCAAAAAATTATGGGGAAATATTCAGGTTGGAGGCTTTTCTAATGCATTGCCTAATGGAAGGCCAATGGATGAACCTGACTGTTCCAATTATACCGAATTTAATGAAAAACTGTTAACCTTTCCATTTAAGTGGAGACAAGGAGGTGGTTTTAATGATGCTTTACATATAATACAATGTGATGATAACACCTCAACAAGAGCGGTAGCAGGATGTGTACCTATTGCCATTGCTCAAGTAATGCGATATCATGAATTTCCTACTAATTATAATTGGGGAAACATGAGTAACACAGTGGGTAATACTACTTCAGCAAATTTTATTTTAGATATTCATAATGCAATTGATAATAGATGGTGGAACGAACCCTCTTACAGTTGTGAAACTGCATCAGAGGCAGTTACAGGCGTTGGAAGCAACAAAGATAAATCACTTATTTTTACTGGCGATTTTGGTTACTCATCCGCAACTCAGTCCTCATTTATTGGTGGTACTGTAAGAGTGGAACTAAATAATAATAGACCTGTTATTCTATCAGGTAGTAGCAGTACGGGTGGTCACATGTGGGTTACAGAAGGATATCAATTATATACTTATCATTATGATGACTGTACGGGTACTAGTATAGCCTATTATCGAATGAACTGGGGTTGGGGATCAAGTTCAGATGGTTTCTATTCATCAAGTTTTGATCCTTCAGGCAATAATGGACCTTATAATTCTAATCAAAAAATGATTTATAATATACGACCTTAA